In a genomic window of Corynebacterium lizhenjunii:
- the dnaE gene encoding DNA polymerase III subunit alpha → MAKNSSFVHLHNHTEFSMLDGMAKVDLLAEEVTRQGMPAVGMTDHGNMFGSNAFYNRMVKAGVKPIIGIETYMAPESRFNKKRIHWGNPDQKRDDVAGGGSYLHQTMLAENATGLKNLFKLSSLASYEGQLGKYPRMDAELIAEHADGIIATTGCPSGDVQTRLRLGQFDEALEAAAMWQDIYGKDNYFLELMDHGLDIETRVRSELLEIGRKLDLPPLVTNDCHYVLESQAQAHEAMLCVQTGKTLMDQDRFKFDGTGYYIKSAQQMRELWDDMVPDGCDNTLWIAERVQDYGEIWEEHTHDRMPIADVPEGHTPTTWLTHQVMEGLQDRFQGKEVPQEYIDRAKYEIDVIDMKGYPSYFLIVAELIKHARSIGIWVGPGRGSAAGALVAYALTITNIDPIEHGLLFERFLNPERPSAPDIDIDFDDRRRGEMITYAAQRWGEDKVAQVITFGTVKTKQAIKDSAKVNYGQPGFQMADRINGALPPAIMAKDIPLSGITDPEHPRYSEATEVRQLIETDPDVKRIYETARGLEGVVRQAGVHACAVIMASVPLMEHIPMWKRPADGAYITGWDYPACEAIGLLKMDFLGLRNLTVIGDALANIKRNRGEDLNLEELHADDPQVSKVYELLSRGDTLGVFQLDSGGMQELLKRMKPTGFKDIVASLALYRPGPMGVNAHWDYADRKNGRKPIVPIHPELEEPLKEILEETYGLIVYQEQIMEISRKVANYTAGEADGFRKAMGKKKPEVLAQQYEKFWSGMQANGYSKAAMDALWGTIEPFASYAFNKSHAAGYGLVSFWTAFLKAYYAPEYMAALLTSVGDKKDKSAIYLADCRHLGIRVLPPSVNESQLDFQAVGEDIRFGLGAIRNVGSEVVESIVKTRQDKGEFASFSDYLDKIDLVACSKRVTESLIKAGAFDDLGHPRKGLMLIHEDAVDSVQSTKKAADKGQFDLFAGLGAEEGGAASAFAIEVPDQAWERKHELALEREMLGLYVSGHPLDGFEEALESQTNTPLPKILANEVHNGQELEIGGIISGVDRRYSKKDGSPWAIVTMEDHNGAQVDLLVFNQVYSLVAPQIVEDNIIIAKVTVKVRDERMSLFCSDIRVPDLGPGGGAGLPLRLFMRTEQCTPESIAKLKGVLARNHGESDVYLTLQAGQESTLMVLGEHLRVERSGNLMGDLKATMGPGILG, encoded by the coding sequence ATGGCGAAAAACTCTTCCTTTGTTCACCTGCATAATCACACCGAGTTTTCCATGCTAGACGGCATGGCCAAGGTGGACCTTTTGGCGGAAGAAGTCACGCGCCAGGGCATGCCGGCGGTGGGAATGACGGACCACGGCAACATGTTTGGCTCCAACGCGTTTTATAACCGCATGGTCAAGGCCGGGGTCAAGCCAATTATCGGCATTGAGACCTACATGGCGCCGGAGTCGCGCTTTAACAAAAAGCGCATCCACTGGGGCAACCCGGACCAAAAGCGGGACGACGTCGCCGGCGGTGGCTCCTACCTGCACCAAACCATGCTGGCAGAAAACGCCACCGGCCTAAAGAACCTGTTTAAGCTGTCCTCCCTGGCCTCCTATGAGGGCCAGTTGGGTAAGTACCCGCGCATGGATGCGGAGCTGATTGCAGAGCACGCCGATGGCATTATTGCCACCACCGGCTGCCCGTCCGGGGACGTCCAAACTCGCTTGCGCCTGGGGCAATTCGACGAGGCCCTAGAGGCTGCCGCCATGTGGCAGGACATCTACGGCAAGGACAATTACTTCCTGGAGCTGATGGACCATGGGCTAGATATTGAGACCCGGGTGCGCAGCGAACTATTAGAGATTGGCCGGAAGCTGGACTTGCCGCCGCTGGTAACTAATGACTGTCACTACGTGTTGGAGTCCCAGGCGCAGGCGCATGAGGCCATGCTGTGCGTGCAGACCGGCAAGACGCTGATGGACCAGGACCGTTTCAAGTTCGATGGCACCGGCTACTACATCAAGTCCGCGCAGCAGATGCGCGAGCTGTGGGATGACATGGTCCCAGATGGCTGCGATAACACCTTATGGATTGCCGAGCGTGTCCAAGACTACGGGGAGATATGGGAAGAACATACCCATGACCGCATGCCCATTGCGGATGTGCCGGAGGGGCACACGCCCACCACGTGGCTGACCCATCAGGTGATGGAGGGGCTGCAGGACCGCTTCCAGGGCAAGGAGGTGCCGCAGGAGTATATCGACCGCGCCAAGTATGAAATTGACGTTATTGATATGAAGGGCTACCCCTCCTACTTCCTGATTGTGGCGGAGCTGATTAAGCACGCCCGCTCGATTGGGATTTGGGTGGGCCCGGGTCGTGGCTCGGCAGCTGGTGCCCTGGTGGCCTATGCGCTGACCATCACCAACATTGATCCCATTGAGCATGGCCTGCTGTTTGAGCGCTTCCTTAATCCGGAGCGTCCCTCCGCGCCCGATATTGATATCGACTTCGATGATCGCCGCCGCGGGGAGATGATTACCTATGCCGCCCAGCGCTGGGGCGAAGACAAAGTAGCGCAGGTGATCACCTTCGGTACGGTCAAGACCAAGCAGGCCATTAAGGACTCCGCGAAGGTGAACTATGGCCAGCCGGGTTTCCAGATGGCAGACCGTATTAATGGCGCCTTGCCGCCGGCGATTATGGCTAAGGACATTCCCCTGTCCGGGATCACCGACCCGGAGCATCCGCGATACTCGGAGGCCACGGAGGTGCGCCAACTGATTGAGACGGACCCGGATGTTAAGCGGATTTATGAGACCGCCCGTGGTTTGGAGGGCGTGGTGCGCCAGGCTGGCGTGCATGCGTGCGCGGTGATTATGGCCTCTGTGCCGTTGATGGAGCACATCCCCATGTGGAAGAGGCCTGCCGATGGCGCCTACATCACCGGCTGGGACTACCCGGCCTGCGAGGCCATTGGCTTGCTGAAGATGGACTTTTTGGGCCTGCGCAACCTGACGGTGATCGGCGACGCCCTGGCCAATATCAAGCGCAACCGGGGCGAGGACCTCAACCTAGAGGAATTGCACGCCGATGACCCGCAGGTGTCCAAGGTCTATGAGTTGCTCTCGCGCGGGGATACCCTGGGCGTGTTCCAGCTGGACTCCGGTGGTATGCAGGAGCTGCTCAAGCGCATGAAGCCCACGGGCTTTAAGGACATCGTGGCCTCCCTGGCGCTCTACCGCCCCGGGCCGATGGGTGTGAATGCCCACTGGGACTATGCGGACCGCAAGAATGGCCGCAAGCCCATTGTGCCTATCCACCCTGAGCTTGAGGAGCCGCTCAAAGAGATCCTGGAGGAGACGTATGGTCTGATTGTCTACCAGGAGCAGATCATGGAGATCTCGCGCAAGGTGGCCAACTACACCGCCGGTGAGGCCGATGGCTTCCGCAAAGCCATGGGTAAGAAGAAGCCGGAAGTGCTGGCGCAGCAGTATGAGAAATTCTGGTCCGGTATGCAGGCCAATGGCTATTCCAAGGCGGCCATGGACGCGTTGTGGGGAACCATTGAGCCCTTTGCGTCCTACGCATTTAACAAGTCCCACGCTGCCGGCTACGGCCTGGTGTCTTTCTGGACTGCCTTCCTCAAGGCCTACTATGCGCCGGAATACATGGCCGCCTTGCTGACCTCTGTGGGCGATAAGAAGGACAAGTCTGCGATCTATCTGGCGGACTGCCGCCACCTGGGCATCCGGGTGCTGCCGCCGTCTGTCAATGAGTCCCAGCTGGACTTCCAGGCCGTTGGTGAGGACATTCGCTTCGGCTTGGGCGCCATCCGCAACGTGGGTTCGGAAGTGGTGGAATCCATTGTCAAGACCCGCCAGGACAAGGGAGAGTTCGCGTCCTTTTCTGATTACCTGGACAAGATTGACCTGGTGGCTTGCAGCAAGCGCGTGACGGAGTCGTTGATCAAGGCCGGGGCTTTTGATGATTTGGGTCACCCGCGCAAGGGCTTGATGCTCATTCACGAAGATGCCGTAGATTCCGTACAGTCCACCAAGAAGGCTGCGGATAAGGGCCAGTTCGACCTCTTTGCTGGCTTAGGTGCTGAGGAGGGTGGCGCGGCGAGTGCCTTTGCCATCGAAGTCCCGGACCAGGCGTGGGAGCGCAAGCATGAGTTGGCCCTGGAGCGTGAAATGCTGGGGTTGTATGTCTCCGGCCACCCCTTGGACGGCTTCGAGGAGGCCTTGGAGTCCCAGACCAACACCCCGCTGCCAAAGATTTTGGCCAACGAGGTCCACAACGGCCAGGAGCTAGAAATTGGTGGGATTATCTCCGGCGTGGACCGGCGCTATTCCAAGAAAGACGGCTCGCCTTGGGCCATTGTCACTATGGAAGACCACAATGGTGCCCAGGTGGACCTCCTGGTTTTTAACCAGGTCTATTCCCTGGTGGCGCCGCAGATTGTGGAAGATAACATCATCATTGCCAAGGTAACGGTGAAGGTCCGCGATGAGCGCATGTCGCTGTTTTGCTCCGATATTCGCGTCCCTGATTTAGGCCCTGGCGGCGGTGCCGGGCTGCCGCTGCGTCTGTTCATGCGTACGGAGCAGTGCACGCCAGAAAGCATTGCCAAGCTCAAGGGAGTTTTGGCCCGCAATCACGGCGAGTCAGACGTCTACCTCACCCTGCAGGCAGGGCAGGAGTCGACGCTGATGGTCCTGGGCGAGCATCTGCGGGTGGAGCGTTCCGGCAACCTTATGGGGGATCTGAAGGCCACCATGGGCCCAGGAATCCTGGGCTAG
- the rarD gene encoding EamA family transporter RarD yields the protein MFFTVAAYVLWGLFPAFFPLLDAASPLEIVAHRVLWTAVFVTGYLVFSGSWRELAALDRRSWGWLAAAGFFVTINWGTYVLTVNSGHVADASLGYYINPLLSVALGMIFLKERLRPWQLAAVLIATAAVAYLTFFTGQAPYLSLAIAMSFGIYGLLKKKISISAAGSVAAETLVMLPFALIYLTWLELRGESTFYHLGASHSLLLIASGIVTATPLLLFARGARELPLATVGMLQYITPCMLLLWSVFITHEHFSTHRWIGFGIIFVAVTIYLADLARAGARRRRAQHHAGP from the coding sequence ATGTTCTTTACCGTTGCTGCTTATGTGCTGTGGGGCCTGTTCCCGGCTTTCTTTCCGCTGCTCGATGCCGCCAGCCCCCTAGAAATCGTGGCCCACCGCGTGCTGTGGACCGCCGTGTTTGTCACCGGCTACCTGGTCTTTTCTGGTAGCTGGCGCGAGCTGGCCGCCCTGGATCGACGCTCCTGGGGTTGGCTGGCAGCAGCAGGGTTCTTTGTGACCATCAATTGGGGCACCTATGTGCTCACCGTTAACTCAGGCCATGTTGCCGATGCCTCTTTGGGCTACTACATCAACCCCTTGCTCTCCGTAGCCCTGGGAATGATCTTCCTCAAAGAGCGCCTGCGCCCCTGGCAGCTAGCCGCCGTGCTTATTGCCACTGCGGCCGTTGCCTACCTGACCTTCTTTACCGGCCAGGCGCCCTACTTGTCGCTAGCAATTGCGATGAGCTTTGGCATCTACGGGCTGCTGAAGAAGAAAATCTCCATTTCTGCGGCTGGCTCTGTGGCGGCAGAAACTCTGGTGATGCTCCCCTTCGCCTTGATCTATCTCACCTGGCTAGAACTGCGCGGAGAATCAACGTTCTACCACCTGGGTGCTAGCCACTCCCTGCTGCTGATTGCCTCTGGCATTGTCACCGCCACCCCCTTGTTGCTCTTTGCCCGGGGTGCGCGCGAGCTACCGCTGGCCACGGTGGGCATGTTGCAATACATCACGCCATGCATGTTGTTGCTGTGGTCCGTCTTCATTACCCACGAGCACTTCTCTACTCACCGCTGGATAGGCTTTGGCATCATCTTTGTTGCTGTGACCATCTACCTGGCTGACTTAGCGCGCGCCGGAGCTCGCCGACGCCGCGCCCAGCACCACGCAGGCCCGTAA
- a CDS encoding permease, with translation MSSAAKALKVPWSQWAPNYKFGYIASWIALVLCAVGLVVRLIEARMGMDVVFFAVVVANASLVLFMAPRWALDHEKEQQARERARQARAQLRSRPH, from the coding sequence ATGAGTTCTGCAGCTAAGGCTTTGAAAGTTCCGTGGTCCCAGTGGGCGCCGAACTACAAGTTCGGCTACATTGCTTCCTGGATCGCCCTGGTGTTGTGCGCGGTGGGACTGGTGGTGCGCCTGATCGAGGCACGCATGGGAATGGACGTGGTGTTTTTTGCCGTGGTGGTGGCTAATGCGTCGCTGGTGTTGTTTATGGCCCCGCGCTGGGCGCTGGACCATGAAAAGGAGCAGCAGGCGCGCGAGCGGGCGCGGCAGGCCCGGGCACAGCTGCGCTCGCGCCCACACTAA
- a CDS encoding RluA family pseudouridine synthase yields MRADAALAKLLGISRAKAARACDDGDVEVDGVAVGKAERLSAGGWIDVVMPAPEEPLVPKEELVEGMDVLHADEDIICVHKPVGVAAHPTLGWEGATVIGGLRAAGYQLADAGPTERKGIVHRLDVGTSGVMVVAASERAYSQLKHAFKERRVSKTYHAVVQGLPDPIVGTIDAPIGRHPSSGWKFAVVDGGKHAVTHYTLLEAFREASLLEVHLETGRTHQIRVHMSATGHPCVGDPMYGCDPKLAKRLGLNRQWLHAVNLGFIHPGTGKPFEITAPYPQDLEHALGVLRG; encoded by the coding sequence ATGCGGGCCGATGCCGCCTTGGCCAAGCTACTGGGCATCTCCCGCGCCAAGGCCGCCAGGGCCTGCGACGACGGCGATGTGGAGGTCGACGGTGTTGCGGTGGGAAAGGCGGAGCGGCTTAGCGCAGGTGGGTGGATCGATGTGGTCATGCCTGCGCCGGAAGAGCCCCTGGTTCCCAAGGAAGAATTGGTAGAGGGCATGGATGTCCTGCACGCTGATGAGGACATCATCTGCGTGCACAAGCCCGTGGGCGTGGCGGCCCACCCCACCTTAGGGTGGGAGGGGGCCACCGTTATTGGGGGTCTGCGCGCGGCGGGCTATCAGCTTGCCGATGCCGGGCCTACCGAACGCAAAGGCATTGTGCACCGTTTGGACGTGGGCACCTCCGGGGTCATGGTGGTTGCTGCCAGCGAGCGCGCCTACTCCCAGCTCAAGCACGCTTTTAAAGAGCGGCGCGTGTCCAAGACCTATCACGCGGTGGTCCAGGGGTTACCGGATCCGATTGTGGGCACCATTGATGCCCCTATTGGGCGCCACCCTTCTTCTGGGTGGAAGTTCGCCGTGGTTGATGGCGGTAAGCACGCCGTTACCCATTACACCTTGCTGGAGGCGTTCCGCGAGGCCAGTTTGCTTGAAGTCCACCTAGAAACCGGGCGTACACACCAGATTCGGGTGCATATGTCGGCCACGGGGCACCCGTGCGTGGGGGATCCGATGTATGGGTGTGACCCTAAACTGGCCAAGCGGCTGGGGCTTAACCGTCAGTGGCTCCACGCGGTGAACCTGGGGTTTATCCACCCCGGGACGGGAAAGCCATTTGAGATAACGGCGCCTTATCCGCAGGATTTGGAGCATGCGTTGGGCGTGTTGCGCGGATGA
- the lspA gene encoding signal peptidase II, whose amino-acid sequence MLSILEPGVPLPVLGDWFRFYLLFNPGAAFSMGGESSTWLFTTIQLLFVLGAAVAVPHLRDRGQVVGLALIAGGALGNLIDRLFREPGFWFGHVVDFISVGSFAVFNVADAAITCGVVVFIVFMFLEERRGRGQGES is encoded by the coding sequence ATGTTGTCCATCCTGGAGCCCGGGGTGCCCCTGCCAGTCCTGGGGGATTGGTTCCGCTTCTATTTGCTTTTTAACCCTGGCGCGGCGTTTTCGATGGGTGGGGAGTCCTCCACGTGGTTGTTTACCACCATCCAGTTGCTCTTTGTGCTGGGCGCTGCGGTGGCGGTGCCGCACCTGCGTGATCGCGGGCAGGTGGTGGGCCTGGCGCTCATTGCCGGTGGGGCCCTGGGCAATCTGATTGATAGGTTGTTCCGGGAGCCGGGCTTTTGGTTCGGTCACGTGGTGGATTTCATTTCCGTGGGCAGCTTTGCCGTGTTTAACGTGGCGGATGCCGCCATTACCTGCGGAGTGGTGGTCTTTATCGTCTTCATGTTCCTGGAAGAAAGGAGGGGGCGTGGTCAGGGAGAGTCGTAG
- a CDS encoding asparaginase: MTTSAPAPTVLISTGGTIACTQDASGALVPTLTAADLAAYLPQADIRAIDYRRLDSSAITFADIDGLIALVAQEAAAGPARIIITHGTDSLEETALALALFHTGEVPVILTGAQRSADAAAPDGPGNLADCLDITTPGVWIRFGGRTVPAWGARKLHTSALDAFAAADTPAPTAVVPLPVAALASTKVAVISAYPGATRELVDAACAAGYQGLVIEALGSGNMGPDMGAGVAAALEQGVRVIITTRVPEGEVSLVYGGQGGGATLADAGALGSGTLRAGQCRVLLAAALATGTDPAALLG; encoded by the coding sequence ATGACTACTTCCGCTCCTGCACCCACGGTCCTCATTAGCACCGGCGGGACCATCGCGTGTACCCAGGACGCCTCTGGGGCGTTGGTGCCCACGCTCACTGCAGCTGATCTGGCGGCCTACCTCCCGCAGGCCGATATTCGCGCCATCGATTATCGCCGCCTGGACTCCAGCGCCATCACCTTTGCGGATATCGATGGGCTTATCGCCCTGGTGGCGCAGGAGGCAGCTGCTGGCCCGGCGCGCATCATCATCACCCACGGCACGGATTCGCTAGAGGAGACTGCCTTGGCCTTGGCACTCTTCCACACCGGTGAGGTCCCGGTCATTCTCACCGGCGCACAGCGCAGCGCGGATGCCGCCGCCCCCGATGGCCCTGGCAACCTCGCTGATTGCCTGGACATCACCACCCCGGGGGTGTGGATTCGCTTTGGTGGGCGCACGGTGCCTGCCTGGGGTGCGCGCAAGCTGCACACCAGCGCCTTGGATGCTTTTGCCGCTGCCGATACCCCCGCACCCACCGCCGTGGTGCCCCTGCCGGTGGCTGCCTTAGCCTCCACTAAGGTTGCGGTCATTTCCGCCTACCCGGGCGCAACGCGAGAGCTTGTCGATGCCGCCTGCGCCGCCGGCTACCAGGGCCTGGTCATCGAGGCCTTGGGCTCTGGAAACATGGGCCCCGACATGGGAGCCGGGGTTGCGGCCGCCTTGGAGCAGGGGGTACGCGTGATTATTACCACCCGCGTGCCCGAGGGGGAGGTCTCCTTGGTCTATGGTGGCCAAGGCGGTGGCGCCACGCTTGCCGATGCCGGGGCCCTGGGCTCCGGCACCCTGCGCGCTGGCCAGTGCCGGGTGCTCCTGGCAGCAGCGCTGGCCACGGGCACTGATCCGGCGGCGTTATTGGGCTAG
- a CDS encoding DNA polymerase IV: MQRWVLHIDMDAFFASVEQLTRPTLRGRPVLVGGMSGRGVVAGASYEARERGARSAMPMFRAQQLVGMRGVVVRPRSTVYVAASQRVFGILEQAVDVVEKVSIDEAFLEPPELYGAQPAAVEQWCAQLRADIRQHTGLAASIGAGSGKQFAKIGSGLAKPDGMCIIPAATQLEILHPLPVDKLWGVGPVTAAKLRAVGIDSIGDLAAMSRKEVEITLGSTVGVALWHMAQGIDERPVAPRAVAKQISQEHTYAQDLHTRESVDAAIDRAARGAHRRLLRDGRGARTVTLKLRMADFHIESRSQTLAYATDSLDTLLATALNLARYPDELGPIRLVGVSYSGLETAQQDVLFPELDAVVRTPDRTADSWEYEPGVAAVPGTRSGAGAANTGQGVEPVSGQRVWEPTQDIVHSEFGHGWVQGTGHGVVSVRFETRSTGPGPTRSFAVDDPDLRHGDPLDSLDWPDWIASEFIPPQR, from the coding sequence ATGCAACGCTGGGTCCTACACATAGACATGGATGCTTTCTTTGCTTCTGTGGAGCAGCTGACACGGCCTACCCTGCGCGGGCGCCCGGTCTTGGTGGGTGGAATGAGCGGGCGCGGGGTGGTGGCGGGCGCTTCCTATGAAGCCCGGGAGCGCGGTGCGCGTTCTGCTATGCCCATGTTTCGCGCCCAGCAGTTGGTGGGGATGCGCGGGGTGGTGGTGCGCCCGCGCTCTACGGTGTACGTCGCTGCCTCCCAGCGCGTGTTCGGAATCCTGGAGCAGGCTGTGGATGTCGTCGAAAAGGTTAGCATCGATGAGGCCTTCCTTGAACCGCCAGAGCTCTATGGGGCGCAGCCCGCGGCAGTGGAGCAGTGGTGCGCCCAGCTGCGCGCAGACATCCGCCAGCACACGGGCTTGGCGGCGTCCATTGGTGCGGGTTCGGGCAAGCAATTTGCCAAAATCGGTTCCGGGCTGGCGAAGCCGGATGGCATGTGCATCATTCCTGCCGCCACCCAGCTGGAGATCCTGCACCCCTTGCCGGTGGATAAGCTTTGGGGTGTGGGCCCAGTGACGGCGGCAAAGCTGCGCGCGGTGGGCATAGACAGCATTGGGGATCTGGCAGCTATGTCCCGCAAGGAAGTCGAGATCACTTTGGGCTCGACGGTGGGGGTGGCGCTGTGGCACATGGCCCAGGGGATTGATGAACGCCCGGTGGCCCCGCGCGCGGTGGCCAAGCAGATCTCCCAGGAGCACACCTATGCTCAGGATCTGCACACGCGGGAGTCTGTCGATGCCGCCATTGACCGCGCCGCCCGGGGCGCCCACCGCCGCCTGTTGCGCGATGGCCGCGGGGCGCGCACCGTGACCCTGAAGCTGCGCATGGCAGATTTCCACATAGAGTCCCGCTCGCAGACCTTGGCCTATGCTACCGATTCCCTCGATACCCTCCTGGCCACTGCCCTTAACCTCGCCCGCTACCCGGATGAACTCGGGCCCATCCGCCTGGTGGGGGTGAGCTACTCCGGGCTGGAGACGGCGCAGCAGGACGTGCTGTTTCCGGAACTCGACGCCGTGGTGCGCACCCCGGACCGTACGGCAGATTCCTGGGAGTACGAGCCCGGCGTGGCCGCCGTGCCAGGAACCCGATCTGGCGCTGGAGCAGCCAACACCGGGCAGGGCGTTGAACCGGTAAGTGGGCAGCGAGTGTGGGAACCCACCCAAGACATTGTGCATAGCGAGTTTGGCCACGGCTGGGTGCAGGGCACCGGGCACGGGGTAGTCAGCGTGCGTTTTGAGACCCGTAGCACTGGCCCTGGGCCCACGCGCTCCTTTGCAGTCGATGACCCCGACCTGCGCCACGGGGATCCCCTCGATAGTTTGGACTGGCCAGATTGGATAGCTAGCGAATTTATCCCGCCACAGCGCTAG
- a CDS encoding EamA family transporter, translated as MPASLSHLATQWRAPGVMVFSGLSLYAGAAVAVGLFEQFPPLVVAWFRVSAAGVLLALIARPRLRHFRGRAGAQAAVYGLATMGMNMAFYQAINSVALGTAVAVEFLGPVLVAAWGSRYLRDWLALALAAAGVVVISGATWHDSSDGIGWALLAGGLWAVYIMAGSRVAIAQDGASPRTTMAVGFIYAGLAGLPCVAFAWPQEVGMGPGHLIALAVALGLLSAAIPYSLDQVVLRMAGPSYFAVVQAVLPLVAALVGAVALRQWLSGGEVVGIVLVIAALALRKP; from the coding sequence ATGCCAGCTTCCTTGTCCCACCTTGCTACCCAATGGCGCGCCCCCGGCGTCATGGTCTTTTCTGGGCTGTCGCTCTATGCGGGCGCGGCGGTGGCGGTGGGCTTGTTTGAGCAGTTTCCGCCGCTGGTGGTGGCCTGGTTCCGGGTGTCCGCAGCCGGGGTGTTGTTGGCGCTAATCGCCCGGCCGCGCCTCCGGCATTTCCGCGGGCGGGCGGGGGCTCAGGCTGCTGTGTATGGGCTGGCCACGATGGGCATGAATATGGCCTTCTACCAGGCGATCAACAGCGTGGCTTTGGGCACTGCCGTCGCGGTAGAGTTCTTGGGCCCGGTGCTGGTGGCGGCGTGGGGTTCGCGTTATCTGCGTGACTGGTTGGCCTTGGCGTTGGCGGCCGCGGGCGTGGTGGTAATTTCCGGGGCCACCTGGCACGATAGCAGCGATGGCATTGGCTGGGCTCTGCTTGCCGGTGGCTTGTGGGCGGTCTACATTATGGCAGGTTCCCGGGTAGCTATTGCACAAGATGGCGCCAGCCCGCGCACCACCATGGCTGTGGGATTTATCTACGCGGGCCTTGCCGGGCTGCCATGTGTGGCCTTCGCCTGGCCGCAGGAGGTGGGAATGGGCCCGGGCCACCTCATTGCCCTCGCTGTGGCCTTGGGGCTGTTGTCTGCGGCCATTCCCTATTCGCTGGACCAGGTGGTGCTGCGTATGGCCGGACCTAGCTATTTCGCGGTGGTCCAGGCTGTTTTGCCCTTGGTGGCGGCCTTAGTGGGAGCGGTGGCGCTGCGCCAGTGGCTTAGCGGGGGTGAAGTCGTGGGCATCGTGTTGGTTATCGCGGCGCTAGCACTGCGCAAGCCCTAG
- a CDS encoding GntR family transcriptional regulator yields MPAKTPAATRAYDLVKLRILHGVYADTTLLSEGDVATELGLSRTPVREAFLRLEVEGFLKLYPKRGALVVPIPPEGIREVYEARELIESHSARHICAQDQDFRGQVCGELEELIGAQLACLRDGDLQEYTRLDAAFHQVIMDHGGNSVLAAVGQSLREKQQRCTSTAIGRNLDTAYHFVEGHRRIVLTLRAGDTAAYAREIHQHLADSQAQLSAQR; encoded by the coding sequence ATGCCCGCGAAAACCCCCGCCGCCACCCGCGCTTATGACTTGGTCAAACTGCGGATCCTCCACGGCGTTTATGCCGATACCACGTTGCTCTCCGAAGGCGACGTGGCCACAGAGCTGGGGCTCAGCCGCACCCCGGTGCGCGAAGCCTTTCTCCGCTTAGAGGTCGAGGGATTCCTCAAACTCTACCCCAAACGCGGAGCCCTGGTGGTGCCCATTCCCCCGGAGGGCATACGGGAAGTCTATGAGGCCCGCGAGCTCATCGAATCCCACAGCGCCCGGCACATCTGCGCCCAGGACCAGGACTTTCGCGGGCAGGTCTGCGGGGAGCTCGAAGAACTCATCGGCGCGCAACTAGCCTGCCTGCGTGACGGCGACCTGCAAGAATACACCCGCTTGGATGCGGCGTTCCACCAGGTCATCATGGACCACGGAGGCAACAGTGTACTGGCCGCTGTGGGGCAGTCCTTAAGGGAGAAACAACAACGGTGCACCTCCACGGCCATCGGCCGAAATCTGGATACGGCCTACCATTTTGTAGAGGGGCACCGTCGTATAGTCCTCACGCTACGGGCCGGCGATACCGCCGCCTACGCCCGCGAAATCCACCAACACCTGGCAGATTCGCAGGCCCAGCTTTCAGCCCAGCGCTAG